From one Sesamum indicum cultivar Zhongzhi No. 13 unplaced genomic scaffold, S_indicum_v1.0 scaffold00128, whole genome shotgun sequence genomic stretch:
- the LOC105179205 gene encoding G-type lectin S-receptor-like serine/threonine-protein kinase At1g11330: MMIQANTLNYLLFFTFTTLLFSFCPRFSSAQGNNNATRNACESYGECGAFGSCNSEVSPICACLRGFEPSNKQEWDSGNWSRGCVRSVALNCQESTSDGRRKDGFVKIDMVKVPVYAQRWFGSKSECPRLCLKDCSCVAYGHNSDLGCMFWNNTLMDIRKFQSGSGSGSDLYLRVANSELDHKKDFKEIIIVLAIIGFVLLMCVMCFSWKWGRGKKRTILIEEPGTLDSVDPSLQDALSKVNLEELPLFKFQTLAHATDEFSDANKLGKGGFGHVYKGELAHGKKIAVKRLSKASGQGMDEFMNEVVLISKLQHRNLVRLLGCCVENNEKMLIYEYMPNKSLDFFLFDQSQDILDWGKRFNIIVGICRGLLYLHRDSRLKIIHRDLKPSNILLDNDWNPKISDFGMARIFGGNRDHISTVRVVGTYGYMAPEYAIEGSFSEKSDVFSFGVLLLEIVSGRRNTSFYNHTSSANLLGHVWKLWNEDNIEATIDVRIWSRSHRAEVVRCIHIGLLCVQELPKDRPSISAVVGMLSSDIVELPRPKQSAFAFTSSRTDTSHSSSQQSQKSSCSLNNVTLSVVNGR; encoded by the exons ATGATGATCCAGGCCAACACTCTCAACTATCTGCTTTTCTTCACTTTCACCACTCTACTCTTTTCCTTCTGTCCCAGATTTTCCTCAGCTCAAGGCAACAACAATGCCACGAGAAACGCTTGCGAAAGTTACGGTGAGTGTGGAGCCTTCGGGAGCTGCAACTCGGAGGTCTCTCCTATCTGTGCTTGTTTGCGGGGATTTGAACCGTCGAACAAGCAAGAATGGGATTCTGGAAACTGGAGTCGAGGATGTGTGAGAAGCGTTGCATTGAACTGTCAAGAAAGTACAAGTGATGGGCGCAGAAAAGATGGATTTGTGAAGATAGATATGGTTAAAGTTCCGGTGTATGCTCAGCGTTGGTTTGGATCCAAAAGCGAGTGTCCACGGCTTTGCCTCAAGGACTGCTCTTGCGTGGCCTATGGGCATAACTCTGATCTCGGTTGTATGTTTTGGAATAATACGTTGATGGACATTCGCAAGTTTCAGAGTGGCTCGGGTTCTGGTTCTGATCTCTATCTTCGTGTGGCGAATTCTGAACTAG ATCACAAGAAAGACTTCAAGGAAATCATTATAGTTTTGGCTATAATCGGGTTCGTGCTTCTTATGTGCGTTATGTGTTTTTCTTGGAAATGGGGAAGAG GCAAAAAGAGAACCATTCTAATTGAAGAACCGGGCACATTAGATTCAGTCGATCCCTCTCTTCAAGACGCGCTAAGCAAAGTTAATCTTGAAGAGCTACCATTGTTCAAATTTCAGACACTTGCACATGCAACAGATGAATTCTCCGATGCTAACAAGCTTGGGAAGGGTGGTTTCGGCCACGTTTACAAG GGAGAACTGGCGCACGGAAAGAAAATCGCCGTCAAGAGGCTTTCAAAGGCGTCAGGACAGGGGATGGACGAATTCATGAATGAAGTCGTGCTGATCTCTAAACTCCAACACAGGAATCTTGTCAGATTACTAGGATGCTGTGTGGAGAATAATGAGAAGATGCTGATATATGAATACATGCCTAATAAAAGCTTGGACTTTTTCCTCTTTG ATCAATCACAAGACATCCTGGATTGGGGAAAGCGTTTTAACATTATCGTAGGCATTTGTCGAGGCCTTCTTTACCTTCACAGGGATTCTAGATTGAAGATAATCCACAGGGACCTCAAGCCCAGCAACATATTGCTGGACAATGACTGGAACCCCAAGATCTCAGACTTCGGCATGGCAAGAATATTCGGGGGCAACCGAGATCATATCAGCACCGTAAGAGTGGTAGGAACATA CGGATACATGGCTCCCGAGTATGCAATTGAAGGGAGTTTTTCTGAAAAGTCGGATGTTTTTAGCTTTGGAGTTTTGCTGCTAGAAATTGTGAGTGGGCGAAGGAACACGAGCTTCTACAATCACACGAGTTCCGCCAACCTTTTGGGACAT gTCTGGAAACTGTGGAATGAAGACAACATTGAAGCAACAATAGATGTAAGAATATGGAGTCGGAGCCACCGGGCCGAGGTGGTGAGATGCATACACATAGGGTTACTATGTGTGCAAGAACTTCCTAAAGACAGGCCATCCATTTCGGCTGTGGTCGGAATGCTTAGCAGCGACATCGTTGAGCTTCCGAGGCCTAAGCAGTCTGCATTTGCCTTCACCTCGAGCCGGACAGATACGAGTCATAGTTCTTCCCAGCAGAGCCAGAAGAGCAGTTGCTCCTTGAACAACGTTACTCTCTCCGTGGTCAATGGCCGCTGA
- the LOC105179268 gene encoding uncharacterized protein At3g06530, which translates to MAGTSISSQLKAIKDVLNVSTDPEPGRRRPLTRPSVLFDAKTAADIDLDTILNIALSGLEVLINMEERFRNYKNDLFSYQSKELDRELVGQEENNRINASISSYLRLLSGYLESHSSLKTLEYLIRRYKVHVYNAEDLILCALPYHDTHVFVQIVQLINTGNNRWKFLDGVKTSGARPPREVIVQQCIRDLGVLEAICNYATPVKKIQPSKHVIGFCTAVIFEVLGLVTIDNNIVKRILPYVNSGLQPGARGLNQKAGALMIVSLLAQKAALGPNVVKSLLHSVADIARVEAKERGDLQWLRMSFMTVITIVQLQSVEIIPKKTMDVLSDIRDISGILSGLTKDFNIDKFLAVFLDSLLEYSASDDLCHRTLLSIIETVPVKVYVNRIVSRLLSMSMKIPQGKVNSVSSESGNHGKQILVSICEKYPNESRGAFYNFLKDAKLQSKKVSSGYDLLCKIVDEHLDSSQEISNPKVLFALEHSEAEIRRSAVLGLDVVNILRQKATGSKKFDAIQDALFRRLYDDDLNVVLAVLELKNLSEILSSAHLIEAVKYVLQRCIETLLSGPLTNTSPMGNAALSCLQQVIKNFKDQEEYVMILATTIFPLLLIRPKTQRLNLKALELAKELKWPLYESLVLLPGSEKKLDLGRISSINIENINRLAEMFSLSPEEYMPWLVKCCDSHELSRTLFFLVLLQSLKVLKMGVGQFSAFLDSCLPILKNEWEMLESMGISAEQSKKRIMDSDCRGILDDLGINVKDLNAEILSCLFLRLSEAFIAAASEDVSLDMKGVWECKLQELFLFFACHSKDAFRKHLEYLFMKCKSSLARIMLKLFTEEGLAIFLQSFSHICSQLDESSAGQFLADFPSVLIPLSSDNQNVRAAAMSCIEELFALWSRISRNGNNRTWLHFLGELLCLIIQQKKILLSDREILASFFSSLLGSSSDSLLVQDAIGKRFDVSTKDDILVFMVGHALGLSSHAKLKILSLIKGMGSKLMSISGVRSLLNDLLESRRQYYLSDGKLCHRLSQNEVDILCLLLESCTRPASSHEVHDCGEFILKALQVNGAEDSSIVEPCMTVLRNLSSSLYGDMKTETQEHIFRNLLILFRSANGDIQNSTRDALLRINLDCSIVGRVLDSILDQKIYSVGSSHRKKQKKQVKLQDPDQSNYATPKTESTLSMLTAFLDVLLMKKNIDNRTSLVGPLFKLLHLIFTNNEWMLKAADQDKVSIVSSGTPQTVPDAASYVQQSLLLTLEDISTSIGNDIPYKDIVHHFDLPLLVRCARTSGNAITRNHVFSLITTLVKIVPDKVLDQILDILSAIGESTVTQWDSHSQCVFEGLISAVIPCWLSRTKNTEQLLQIFVDLLPQVAEHRRFSIIAHILRTLGEAESLGSLLFLLFHSLISRKSLRSLLVSEQSLDNLTLVISKQWEYEFALQLYEQYSCTIWLPSLILALQKIGSNGLSEDTFMQMLVAMQFVANKLRDPEISYKLETDEDLSNIQSMVAELMEQVVYHLRLVDLKKKHIGVPAMVKNELKEYIRDILKTLTTDLLPSTYFTIMVKLIRNVDKNVRKKALGLLCETVKDLGTNAKLVKKGSSSSFRSLWLNLNETSLGSFDNLCLEILTLLDASDDDSSTSLNLAAISALEVLANRFPSHDRVYSVCLGSVCKRICSDNSSLSSHCLRATGALVNALGPRALPELSKVMECLLRRSRDISSMAVETKRTVNGATGSSNSVESLFMSILLTLEAVVNKLAGFLNPYLADILRLVVLHPLLFSSYELKLKLKADIVRKLITEKIPVRLLLPPVLSMYSDAIKSGESSLSIVFEMLGNLVGSMDRSSIGVYHAKVFDLCLLALDLRHQNPDSIQKIDVVEQNVINAVVTLTMKLTETMFRPLFIKTIEWSGLNVEGDENSPVKANSRAISFYSLVNKLAESHRSLFVPYFKYLLDGCVRGLAGTEDIKPGLTQKKKKAKLSYNAKDRDDALSLQAWHLRALILSSLHKCFLYDTGSAKFLDSSNFQVLLKPLVSQLVMDPPVSIENHPNVPSVKEVDELLVACVGQMAVTAGSDLLWKPLNHEVLMHTRSEKVRARILGLRIVKSLLENLKEEYLVLLPETIPFLGELLEDAELSVKSLAQEILKEMETMSGESLRQYL; encoded by the exons ATGGCGGGAACCTCAATTTCATCTCAGCTAAAGGCAATAAAAGACGTGCTGAACGTATCCACCGATCCTGAACCTGGTAGGCGGCGGCCGTTAACCCGACCTTCAGTTCTGTTCGATGCCAAAACAGCTGCCGATATCGACCTTGACACCATCCTCAACATCGCCCTATCTG GGTTGGAGGTCCTTATAAATATGGAGGAGCGTTTTAGGAATTACAAGAATGATTTATTCAGTTATCAGAGTAAGGAGCTCGATAGGGAGTTGGTTGGCCAAGAAGAAAACAACCGAATTAATGCATCCATTAGCTCGTATTTGCGACTATTGTCGGGATATCTTGAGTCACATTCTTCCTTGAAGACATTGGAATATTTAATTCGCAGATACAa GGTTCACGTGTACAATGCAGAAGACCTGATTTTATGTGCACTGCCGTACCATGACACACATGTATTTGTTCAAATAGTTCAGTTAATTAACACAGG TAACAACAGATGGAAGTTTCTTGATGGAGTTAAAACATCAGGTGCACGGCCACCTAGGGAGGTTATTGTGCAACAGTGTATCCGAGATTTGGGGGTCTTGGAGgctatttgtaattat GCTACACCTGTGAAAAAGATTCAACCGTCAAAGCATGTGATTGGATTCTGCACAGCAGTCATTTTTGAGGTTTTGGGGCTTGTTACCATTGACAATAATATTGTGAAGAGGATTCTTCCGTATGTGAATTCCGGGCTGCAACCTggtgccagaggactaaaccAGAAG GCTGGGGCTCTCATGATTGTGAGTTTACTAGCACAAAAGGCAGCTTTGGGACCTAATGTTGTCAAAAGCTTGTTGCATTCAGTGGCTGACATAGCTAGGGTGGAAGCAAAAGAAAGAGGTGACTTACAATGGTTGCGCATGTCATTTATGACTGTAATCACCATTGTTCAG CTTCAATCTGTGGAAATAATCCCCAAGAAGACTATGGATGTTTTAAGTGATATCAG GGATATTTCAGGGATCCTTTCAGGCTTGACAAAGGACTTCAACATTGATAAGTTCTTAGCTGTATTTCTGGACTCCTTACTAGAGTACAG TGCTTCCGATGATCTGTGCCATCGGACTCTATTATCAATAATAGAGACTGTTCCTGTTAAGGTCTATGTTAATAGAATAGTCTCTCGACTTCTTAGTATGAGCATGAAGATACCGCAGGGCAAGGTTAATTCTGTCTCGTCTGAATCAG GGAACCACGGCAAACAGATTCTGGTTTCTATCTGTGAGAAGTATCCAAATGAATCGAGGGGAGCCTTCTATAATTTCTTGAAG GATGCGAAGTTGCAGTCCAAGAAAGTCAGTTCAGGCTATGATTTACTTTGCAAGATTGTAGATGAACATTTGGACTCATCACAAGAAATATCCAATCCAAAAGTACTTTTTGCTCTCGAACATTCAGAG GCCGAGATCCGAAGGTCAGCAGTCTTGGGCTTGGATGTTGTCAACATTCTGAGGCAGAAAGCTACTGGCTCGAAG AAGTTTGATGCCATTCAAGATGCACTGTTTCGCCGGCTCTATGATGATGACCTAAATGTTGTCCTGGCAGTTCTGGAATTGAAGAATTTGTCCGAAATATTAAGTTCAGCACATCTTATTGAAGCAGTCAAATATGTGCTTCAAAGATGTATTGAAACTTTGTTGTCAG GTCCATTAACAAACACATCTCCCATGGGTAATGCTGCTTTATCGTGCCTGCAACAAGTTATAAAAAACTTCAAAGATCAGGAAGAATATGTGATGATATTAGCAACAACAATCTTTCCATTACTTTTAATTCGACCTAAG ACTCAGAGATTGAACTTGAAGGCTTTAGAATTGgctaaagaattaaaatggCCTTTATATGAGAGCCTTGTTCTTCTTCCAGGATCGGAGAAG AAATTGGATCTCGGACGTATATCTTCAATTAATATTGAGAATATCAATAGGTTAGCAGAGATGTTCTCATTGAGTCCTGAGGAATACATGCCTTGGCTTGTTAAGTGCTGCGACTCCCATGAGCTTTCAAGGACATTATTCTTCTTGGTTTTATTGCAGTCACTGAAGGTGTTGAAAATGG GTGTTGGACAATTTTCTGCGTTCCTTGATTCTTGTCTTCCAAttctaaaaaatgaatgggAAATGCTAGAGTCTATGGGGATATCTGCAGAGCag TCCAAGAAAAGGATCATGGACAGTGACTGCAGAGGAATCCTAGATGATCTTGGCATTAACGTCAAAGACCTCAATGCTGAGATTCTATCTTGCTTGTTTTTGAGATTATCAGAAGCTTTTATTGCAGCGGCATCTGAGGATGTGTCTTTG GACATGAAGGGTGTGTGGGAATGTAAGCTTCAGGAgctatttttattctttgcaTGCCACTCTAAAGATGCTTTTAGGAAACATCTGGAGTACCTGTTTATGAAGTGCAAGTCCTCTCTGGCGCGAATAATGTTGAAACTATTTACAGAAGAAGGTTTAGCTATTTT TCTTCAGTCTTTCTCGCATATATGTTCTCAGTTAGATGAGAGTTCAGCCGGTCAATTCCTTGCAGATTTCCCTTCTGTTCTCATTCCACTTTCGAGTGATAACCAG AATGTGCGCGCGGCTGCCATGAGCTGCATCGAGGAGCTATTTGCATTGTGGTCCCGTATTAGTAGGAATG GCAACAACAGGACCTGGTTGCATTTTCTTGGGGAGCTGTTATGCTTAATTATtcagcagaagaagatattgtTATCGGACAGAGAGATTCttgcttctttcttctcaTCTCTGCTTGGTTCATCATCTGATAGCCTTTTGGTTCAAGATGCTATAGGAAAGAG ATTTGATGTATCTACCAAAGATGACATCTTGGTTTTCATGGTTGGCCACGCTCTTGGACTTTCGTCTCATGCAAAG CTGAAGATTCTTTCTTTGATCAAAGGCATGGGAAGTAAACTCATGTCTATTTCTGGGGTGAGGTCATTATTAAATGATCTTTTGGAAAGTCGTCGTCAATATTATCTTTCAGATGGCAAATTATGCCACAGGTTGTCACAAAATGAAGTTGACATATTGTGCCTTCTGCTGGAG AGCTGTACTAGACCTGCTTCATCTCATGAAGTGCATGACTGTGGGGAATTCATATTAAAAGCTTTACAG GTAAATGGTGCTGAAGACTCTTCAATTGTGGAACCATGTATGACAGTTTTGCGAAATCTTAGCAGTTCCCTCTATGGAGATATGAAGACTGAAACTCAG GAACACATATTTCGAAATCTTTTGATTCTATTTAGGAGTGCCAATGGTGATATACAGAATTCCACTAGAGATGCCTTGTTACGAATAAAT CTGGATTGTTCAATTGTTGGACGGGTTCTTGATTCCATTTTGGATCAGAAGATTTATTCAGTTGGTTCATCACATAGGAAGAAGCAAAAGAAACAAGTCAAACTCCAGGATCCTGATCAATCCAATTATGCAACCCCAAAAACAGAAAGCACGCTATCTATGTTGACTGCTTTTCTTGATGTGTTgctaatgaagaaaaatatagataacAG AACCTCACTTGTTGGTCCCTTATTTAAGCTGCTCCACCtgatatttacaaataatgaGTGGATGCTTAAAGCTGCAGACCAGGATAAAGTGTCTATAGTTTCATCTGGTACTCCTCAGACTGTTCCCGATGCTGCATCTTATGTTCAGCAGTCTCTACTATTGACTTTGGAAGATATTAGTACTTCCATTGGAAATGATATTCCATATAAG GATATCGTTCACCATTTTGACTTGCCATTATTAGTCAGATGTGCCCGTACCTCAGGCAATGCTATTACCCGCAATCATGTGTTCTCATTAATAACTACTCTTGTAAAGATCGTACCTGACAAAGTCTTGGACCAAATTTTAGATATTCTTTCTGCCATTGGCGAGTCTACTGTAACACAG TGGGATAGCCATTCACAGTGTGTGTTTGAAGGCCTTATATCAGCAGTTATACCATGCTGGTTATCAAGGACCAAGAATACAGAACAATTACTACAG ATTTTTGTGGATTTATTGCCGCAAGTTGCAGAACATAGAAGATTTTCCATCATTGCACACATATTAAG GACTTTAGGTGAGGCTGAAAGTTTGGGTTCACTgctctttctccttttccaCTCATTGATCTCAAGAAAGAGCTTACGTAGTCTCCTTGTTAGTGAGCAGTCATTGGATAACTTGACTCTTGTCATCAGTAAGCAGTGGGAGTATGAATTTGCATTGCAGCTCTATGAGCAGTACTCGTGCACAATTTGGCTTCCTTCTCTCATCTTAGCACTTCAGAAGATCGGAAGTAATGGTTTAAGTGAAGACACATTTATGCAAATGCTGGTTGCAATGCAGTTTGTTGCTAATAAGCTGCGTGATCCTGAGATATCTTACAAGCTTGAGACAGATGAAGATTTAAGTAATATTCAG AGTATGGTTGCTGAACTTATGGAGCAAGTTGTATACCATCTGCGACTGGTTGACTTAAAAAAGAAGCATATTGGTGTTCCAGCTATGGTCAAGAATGAGCTGAAAGAGTACATCCGTGATATTCTAAAAACTCTTACAACGGACCTTTTACCATCAACCTATTTCACAATCATGGTTAAGCTGATTCGCAATGTGGATAAAAACGTGAGGAAGAAG GCTCTTGGGCTTTTGTGTGAGACTGTGAAGGACTTGGGTACGAATGCAAAGCTTGTGAAGAAGGGTTCAAGTTCAAGCTTTAGAAGCTTATGGCTGAATCTGAATGAGACTTCTCTGGGATCGTTTGATAACTTATGCTTGGAAATATTGACATTACTCGATGCATCTGATGATGACTCTAGTACTTCACTGAATCTGGCTGCAATATCAGCATTGGAAGTTTTAGCTAACAGGTTCCCTTCACATGATAGGGTCTATAGTGTGTGCCTTGGATCTGTGTGTAAAAGAATCTGTTCAGACAATTCTTCTCTCTCTAGTCATTGCCTTCGCGCCACTGGTGCTTTAGTTAATGCACTTGGGCCAAGGGCACTGCCCGAACTTTCTAAGGTTATGGAATGTCTGCTGAGAAGATCTCGTGATATTTCTTCCATGGCTGTAGAAACCAAGAGGACAGTCAACGGTGCTACTGGTTCTTCAAATTCAGTGGAGTCCCTGTTCATGTCTATTCTACTAACCTTGGAGGCAGTTGTGAATAAGCTTGCTGGATTTCTAAATCCTTATCTGGCAGATATTTTAAGACTAGTTGTGTTGCATCCCTTATTGTTCTCTTCCTACGAGCTAAAGCTGAAGCTGAAAGCTGATATTGTGCGCAAGCTTATCACGGAAAAAATCCCT GTTCGACTTCTACTCCCACCTGTGTTGTCAATGTACTCTGATGCTATTAAATCTGGGGAGTCAAGTTTGTCTATTGTTTTTGAAATGCTGGGAAACTTGGTTGGTTCAATGGATAGATCATCAATTGGCGTTTATCATGCAAAAGTTTTTGACTTGTGCCTGCTAGCTCTTGATCTGCGTCATCAGAATCCTGATTCAATtcagaaaattgatgttgttGAACAGAATGTCATCAATGCTGTTGTCACCCTGACAATGAAACTCACAGAGACTATGTTCAGGCCACTTTTCATCAAGACTATTGAATGGTCTGGTTTGAATGTGGAAGGTGATGAGAATTCCCCTGTAAAAGCTAATAGTCGGGCCATCTCTTTCTACAGCTTGGTTAATAAACTTGCTGAAAGCCATCG GTCGCTGTTTGTCCCATACTTCAAGTACTTGCTTGATGGCTGTGTCCGAGGTCTTGCTGGTACTGAAGATATAAAACCTGGTCTGActcagaagaaaaagaaggctAAGCTTAGCTATAATGCAAAGGACAGGGATGATGCATTATCACTTCAAGCGTGGCATCTTCGGGCCTTAATATTGTCATCTCTGCATAAGTGTTTTCTCTATGATACTGGAAGTGCAAAGTTTCTTGATTCTTCTAATTTTCAG GTTCTTCTGAAACCCTTGGTGTCACAGCTTGTTATGGATCCCCCAGTGTCTATTGAGAATCATCCAAATGTACCATCTGTGAAAGAAGTGGATGAATTGTTGGTCGCCTGTGTTGGTCAAATGGCTGTTACTGCTGGTTCAGACCTGCTGTGGAAGCCACTGAATCACGAG GTATTGATGCACACTCGTAGTGAGAAAGTGCGTGCCCGCATCTTGGGTCTGAGAATAGTCAAGTCTCTTCTAGAGAACTTGAAAGAAGAATATTTGGTACTTTTACCAGAAACTATACCCTTCCTCGGTGAATTGCTCGAGGACGCTGAGCTATCTGTCAAGTCTCTTGCACAAGAGATTCTCAAGGAAATGGAAACTATGAGTGGTGAAAGCCTCAGACAGTACCTCTGA
- the LOC105179204 gene encoding F-box protein At5g07610-like — translation MKIKIKVPKRARSSAQIVASIDDLLTEILLRLPIRSLIRFKLVCKHWHSLITTPRFSLLRNPYPNPAVGLFLPCSDGGQNRFGQTECLVLELNSRFEYVPFSLGVPPTAPFRQLNITEECSGFRILQSCNGLLLCCSSSWGRYYSKRYYVYNPTTKRFSALPKLDGASWGSTGVRGMSLAFDPAKSPHYKVVCVRGFDVDSEEYHYQFEVYSSEKGPWRKCGEPFTADVDFENGVYWNGAVHWISNGAGDSFYFNTDSEVLEKMPMPPIPDGWDWRSNYYFGESCDHLHYIEIYAPQIQFNVYEMKRDYSAWFVKYQVDLSPVVAANPGMIRDNFEPTDWHYYAFSVFVLVRGEQEEDSFLVLQIPGKAIRYNIVCKTFEIVHEFEGAEEVDDDSLTFPRVNGFQYIESLCCV, via the coding sequence atgaaaatcaaaatcaaagttCCTAAGAGAGCCCGATCATCAGCTCAAATTGTTGCTTCCATTGATGATCTCTTAACAGAGATTCTACTTCGCCTGCCCATACGATCGCTCATTCGCTTCAAACTAGTCTGCAAGCACTGGCATTCTCTCATCACCACCCCTCGCTTCTCTCTCCTGCGCAATCCCTATCCCAATCCCGCCGTTGGCCTGTTCTTGCCTTGTTCTGACGGTGGGCAGAATCGATTCGGCCAGACTGAATGTCTTGTGCTAGAGCTGAATTCCCGGTTTGAATATGTTCCCTTCTCTCTCGGTGTTCCACCGACTGCACCCTTCAGACAGCTTAATATCACGGAAGAGTGTTCAGGCTTCAGAATCTTGCAGTCTTGCAACGGGCTGTTGCTCTGTTGTAGTAGTTCCTGGGGCCGGTATTATAGCAAAAGGTACTATGTTTACAACCCCACCACCAAGAGGTTTTCCGCACTCCCAAAACTAGATGGAGCAAGTTGGGGTTCAACGGGCGTACGCGGGATGAGCTTGGCTTTTGATCCTGCCAAGTCTCCTCATTACAAGGTTGTTTGCGTCCGGGGATTCGACGTGGATTCTGAAGAGTACCATTATCAGTTTGAGGTTTACTCGTCGGAGAAAGGTCCTTGGAGAAAATGTGGGGAGCCCTTCACAGCCGATGTCGATTTTGAAAACGGGGTCTATTGGAATGGCGCAGTCCATTGGATCAGCAACGGGGCTGGAGATTCTTTCTATTTCAATACTGACAGCGAGGTGCTCGAGAAAATGCCTATGCCTCCAATCCCGGATGGTTGGGACTGGAGAAGCAATTATTACTTTGGGGAGTCTTGTGACCACTTGCATTATATTGAGATCTACGCGCCGCAGATTCAGTTCAATGTGTACGAGATGAAAAGGGATTATTCTGCGTGGTTTGTGAAGTACCAGGTTGATCTCTCACCTGTTGTCGCTGCAAATCCAGGGATGATCAGAGATAACTTTGAGCCGACAGACTGGCACTACTATGCTTTCTCAGTGTTTGTTCTGGTTCGGGGTGAGCAAGAAGAGGATTCATTCTTGGTTTTGCAGATTCCAGGAAAAGCAATAAGGTACAATATTGTCTGTAAGACTTTTGAAATTGTGCATGAGTTTGAGGGAGCTGAGGAGGTTGATGATGACTCTTTGACATTTCCGCGTGTTAATGGATTTCAGTACATTGAGTCCCTCTGTTGTGTTTAG